From a single Pyxicephalus adspersus chromosome 11, UCB_Pads_2.0, whole genome shotgun sequence genomic region:
- the P3H1 gene encoding prolyl 3-hydroxylase 1, with amino-acid sequence MASYALLSGVLFLLLAVPKSLAARLEPIDYLYDNGVEAYYRSDWPSVILNMEKALRNRELLRRYRIACRTHCASIGDFSEQPLDWGPVQDLSFFQKMLERAGCIRQCDEEKLGAPSSAHVIGEELELEFRKRSPYNYLQVAYFKIHKLDKAVAAAHTFYVGNPEHMEMRQNLEYYKMMAGVSESDFKDLEAKPHMVEFRKGVSLYADEEYTVSIAHFEKALEEYFVADLECRSLCEGAYDYEGYNYMDYNADLFQSITDHYVQVMTCRQACVSELATQPGREKPVEDFLPSHFNYLQFAYNNMENYTKAIECTKTYLLFHPADEVMNQNLVYYTAVLGEEQAALIQPRENILKYIQRSLLEKELLFFAYDIFGIPFVDPDTWTPENVMPKRLRDKQKVERETAARISEEIGNLMKEIENLVEEKTKETMDLTRSVRDGGAVPFEEVSVVMNSKTLNGSQRVVTDGVISEDECRELLRLTNAAASAGDGYRGTTSPHTPNEKFSGVTVYKALKLGQEGKVPLRSAHLYYNVTDKVRRLVESYFRLENPLYFSYSHLVCRTAIEEKQADRKDLSHPVHVDNCILNAEAMMCIKEHPAYTFRDYSAILYLNGDFEGGNFYFTELDAKTVTAEVTPQCGRMVGFSSGAENPHGVKAVTKGQRCAVALWFTLDPRHNERERVQADDLIKMLFNTEDVDIFPSNESERISSQGDKTEQAITSDGLVDSDKAPEPPTAPDSDASKEGVLGPPLDSLKSKTEL; translated from the exons ATGGCGTCCTATGCGCTCCTCTCCGGGGTTCTTTTCCTACTGCTGGCGGTCCCTAAGTCCCTGGCCGCCCGGTTGGAGCCCATTGACTACCTATACGATAACGGGGTGGAGGCGTATTACCGCAGCGACTGGCCCTCCGTTATCCTAAATATGGAGAAAGCGCTGCGTAACCGGGAGCTCCTCCGCCGGTACCGGATAGCCTGCCGCACGCACTGCGCCTCTATCGGTGACTTCTCCGAGCAGCCCTTGGACTGGGGGCCCGTGCAGGACCTGAGCTTCTTCCAGAAGATGCTGGAACGGGCCGGCTGTATCCGGCAATGTGATGAGGAGAAGCTCGGGGCCCCTTCCAGCGCCCATGTCATCGGTGAGGAGCTGGAACTGGAGTTCAGGAAGAGGAGCCCCTACAACTACCTGCAAGTGGCCTACTTCAAG ATCCACAAACTCGATAAGGCTGTGGCGGCAGCTCACACCTTTTACGTGGGAAACCCCGAACACATGGAGATGCGACAGAACTTGGAGTACTACAAGATGATGGCCGGCGTGTCAGAATCCGACTTCAAAGACTTGGAGGCCAAGCCGCATATG GTAGAGTTCCGTAAAGGAGTTAGCCTTTACGCAGACGAGGAATACACAGTTTCCATTGCCCATTTTGAAAAAGCTCTGGAGGAATATTTTGTTGCAGACCTTGAATGTCGCAGTCTTTGCGAAGGAGCCTACGACTATGAGGGCTACAACTACATGGATTACAATGCTGATTTGTTCCAGAGTATCACTG ATCATTATGTGCAGGTGATGACATGCAGACAAGCTTGTGTCTCGGAATTGGCCACACAGCCTGGCAGAGAGAAGCCGGTTGAAGATTTCCTCCCATCACACTTCAACTACCTACAGTTTGCATACAACAACA TGGAGAACTACACCAAAGCGATTGAATGTACCAAAACCTACCTGCTATTCCATCCTGCGGACGAGGTGATGAATCAGAATTTGGTTTACTACACCGCAGTTCTGGGGGAGGAACAAGCGGCTTTAATCCAACCTAGAGAA aatatactGAAGTACATCCAGCGAAGTCTGCTTGAGAAGGAGCTGCTGTTTTTTGCCTATGATATCTTTGGAATTCCCTTTGTTGACCCT GACACGTGGACACCTGAGAATGTAATGCCCAAAAGACTGCGAGATAAACAAAA ggtgGAGCGTGAGACAGCAGCAAGAATATCTGAGGAGATTGGAAACTTGATGAAAGAAATTGAAAATCTGGTGGAGGAGAAAACCAAAGAGACAATGGATCTGACCCGAAGTGTCCGAGATG GTGGTGCAGTTCCATTTGAAGAGGTCAGCGTTGTCATGAATTCAAAGACTTTAAATGGATCGCAGAGGGTTGTAACTGATGGGGTCATCTCTGAAGATGAATGCCGGGAACTCTTACGTCTCACCAAT GCAGCAGCCTCTGCTGGTGATGGTTACCGAGGTACAACCTCCCCCCACACTCCCAATGAGAAGTTCTCTGGTGTAACGGTGTATAAAGCTCTAAAG cTGGGGCAAGAAGGGAAAGTGCCTTTGAGAAGTGCGCACCTTTACTATAACGTCACAGACAAAGTAAGACGATTGGTGGAGTCATACTTCCGCTTAGAAAACCCTCTGTACTTTTCCTACTCTCATCTAGTGTGCCGGACAGCAATTGAAG AGAAACAAGCAGACAGGAAAGATCTCAGCCATCCTGTCCATGTtgataattgcattttaaatgcagaGGCAATGATGTGTATAAAGGAGCACCCTGCATACACTTTCCGCGATTACAG TGCCATCCTTTATTTAAATGGAGACTTTGAAGGAGGAAACTTCTACTTTACAGAGCTGGATGCCAAAACAGTCACA GCTGAAGTCACGCCCCAGTGTGGACGGATGGTGGGGTTCTCCTCTGGAGCAGAGAACCCACATGGAGTAAAAGCAGTCACTAAGGGGCAGAGGTGCGCTGTGGCCTTGTGGTTTACATTGGACCCACGACATAATGAAAGG GAAAGGGTCCAAGCAGATGATTTGATCAAGATGCTTTTCAACACAGAGGATGTGGACATATTCCCAAGCAACGAATCAGAAAGAATATCATCACAAGGTGATAAAACTGAGCAGGCCATCACTTCGGATGGCCTCGTGGACTCTGATAAGGCACCAGAGCCCCCCACAGCTCCAGACTCTGACGCTTCCAAGGAAGGAGTCTTAGGACCACCATTGGACTCTCTGAAATCAAAGACGGAATTATAA